The DNA sequence agcagcagtacaggaaccacagcaacagcagcagtacTCGGCTCTCCTTAACAACAGCAGCAATACGGGCTTAATCTGACCTCCCTTCTTTCCTTTCTCTCCCTCTGCAACCTTCTTCAGATGCACTTCCACAACTGCAGCACACAACGCTCTGCAGGAGCCTGTCCGCCGCTGGCATCACACACGCCCTGCTCCTTCCACCTGGTGTGACCTACGCTGCATGCGAATCACGCCTGCGTGCCACTTGCGCTGCCCACGGTGACGCCTGCATGGTGCTCACGCTGAAAGCCCGCGCACGCACACTGCACCACGGCTGATTTTGCGCCGCCCATACGAAGGGCACCCGTGCGTGCACGCCCGCAGTACTAGGGTGCTGCCACTCTGCTCGCACGCTGGACCTcgcaccaccgccgccaccgtcgTTAGGTAACCGTAACCCTAAGGAAGGCTCTCCATACCATATTTAAAGTTGGGGAAATACTCACTGTCAAGTGTGCTCACAGCACACTCTCCTCTATTCATCTCTTCACACTTTTACATAATAGTCCTCTTACAAACTTCTATTTACACCAACAAGTTTGTACAAAAATTGAGGTCCATGTGCACTAGAACACAAATGAGCTTGCATCTCTACTTTTAGGACATGTCCAATATATGGATTTACTATGACGTGCTCAGTTTTGAGTCTTATTATGGTAATTTCTAGTATTGCTCTTTAGGCTTTTTTTTTCATAATTCTACCAAGAAGGTGGTTTTCACCAAATAATCATAGATCACGCTAGCTAAAACAGTATTACTTGAAATTTACGTGTTTTCTATATAGTTTCTTTTCTTGATGGTAGAGATCTCATTGTGATACAAGCTCATATTAttcattaaaataaatattgtaaTTGTTTTTAGACAATTTTTTAATCCTATGTAACCAAAGCAATGCCTTTAAGATAATATAAATATTTTAATGTGCAAATGCACATGTTATGTTTTGAGATCCTAGCATGAGCATTCATTAAACTACACACTTTGGATGGATTACTTAAGTCAAATTAGATGAGTGAATTTAAACAATCGTTATGCTCATATTATGCACTGAAATTTAAATGAACTAGTTTGATCTCCTTAGCTATAGCTTAAATAGGCCAGTTTATCCTTGCATAATAATTTAGGTCGATTTACAGAAAAATGCTCAAATTTGTTTTATCTGCTGTCAAATGTTTGTAGCATATTCTGTCACTATCTGTTTACCTACCAGAACCAATTCATGCAAAGGATTACAGAACCTGCTGCATACCTGATTAGTGCATGTCGGCTTACTATTTGTGCCTAGTTTCAACTTATAATTTTGTGTTGCCTTTGATTCAGGTATTGGGTTCAAAAGTGTTTTCTTGATATCAAGTCAGCCCCACATATTCAGCAATAGTTATCAGATCAAGTTCAATGAGAAGCCTTGTGCACAATGCAATATTGGATACATTGTACCTCAGTGGGTGGAATCCACGCCTAGCTTTTCTGACATCGAAGCATTATATGGGTGCTCTAAAGTCCTACCTACAACTACCATCATCTTACCACTGAAGAGTGAGAAGATCGATGCGGTCAAGAGGCAGTTGTCAAGCATGCAACCTGAAATGCTGCTGTTCCTGACGAAGATCAGGAAACTTTCTGTGCGGGAGGATAAATCTGATCCCAACATTACAACTGTTAGTGAGATCTCGATATCTAGTGAAAAGAACTACCAGGCCAGGAAGGACATGCATGCTGAGTCGTACACACTCCATTTATCTTCTGAAGAGACAGGGAAAGATGAAGCTGAATGTGGTTATTATATGTGGAGGCAGAAATTCCCAGTAAAGCCAGAGAATAGAGTCGATAAGCGTGCTGAAATTGATGAATGGGTGATAACCCTGGCCTTCCCACATGGAGAGCGTCTGTCCCGTGGGAAGCAGCTATCACCTGGCATCTATGCTTTCCTCCCAACTGAGATGGTAACAAGCTTCCCCTTCATCATTCAGGCAGACTTCCTTCTTGCTTCGTCAAGGGAGGCTATACTGTTTGACAGTCCGTGGAACAAGGGAATTCTAGAGTGCATCCCAAGCACTTTCATGGATGCTTTTGTAACACTCGTGAAGTCTGATGCACCATCAATGTCTCTGCCATCTATGTTCAACTTTCTACCTGTCAATTCTTCACAGATCCCACTGCTTGAGCCAGTTAGGTCTGGCATCAAAGACAAAGTCCTTTCAGAGGATATAGTTCCGTGTCAGTCTTATGCTTCACAGAATATATTCTGCAAGCCCAGTGAAGTTGCACGGCTCAAGCCAGCTTTTTGGACAATCCTTGACAAAGCATTGGAACTCGGAGTGGATCTGAAGAATATGTCGACCCATGGAACCTATATTCTTAGCTCTCATTTTGACAACAGTATATATGACAGTGTGCTAAACTTTCTAGAAGTGAAAAATGTGAACCATGAATGGTATGCAAAATGCATTGAAGGCTCAAATCTTGTCAAGGAGGTACATGAACAGCTCTACCTGgaaattatatattttgttgcaGACAATTGGCAAAACTTTTCTGGCACAAGCATGTTGTCCATTCCCCTATTGAAGTGTGTTGATAGGGGTGGTGTTCTCTCATTCTGGAGCATATCTAGAGCTAGCCAGTGGAATGATAGGTTGTGCATTGCGTCTGAAAACAAGTACATATCATGGCTAATCAGCTGGAACAAGGAGCTTCTATCTTCTAACCGGTTCTTTCTGCCTCCCAGCACACAAACGGCTCTAGAAGATTTGTCAGAGAAGATAACTGTGAAAAACTGGCTTCAGAATCATGCAAAAGTGGAGGTTGTCTCTGTCTATAGCTATGGATCAGCTGTTGTTGATTCCTTGGGTTCTGATCAAAGAGCTGTCATTGCCTTCGCACACTTTCTTTACCACTCTTCCATGATGCTTCACATCGAGAGCTACTTCTTATCAGAACTCTGCCGCGCCATGCCAGTAATTGATAGCTATGGTTATGTTGTCAAGAAAAGAAATAGCATTATAGTCCCTGCTAAGGGGAGCAAATGGGTTGGTTTGATGGGTACAAACCCATGGAGGAATGAAGGCTACATTGAATTGTCTGCAGATTACAAGTCAGCAGGACATTTTGCTGGAAACTACACATCTGAGGACCAGCTATTGGAATTCCTCAAGACAAATTTGCAGGCTTCCGATGTGCCATTCATACACCCACCAGATGCCAGATTCCCTACTGTCTCATCACCTCTAACTGTGGACAATGCATTCTTGCTGCTGGAATGGATAAGGAATCTGAAGTCAAATGGTGTAAGATTACCAGACCTGTTCTTGACTTGTGTCAAAGAAGGGAGTTGGCTAAAGACGTCGGCTGGGTACAAGTCACCTAATATATCATTTCTGTCGAGCTCCAGTTGGGGTAGTCTTCTGCAAACGGGACCTTCCTTTGTTGATATACCAATGATTGATCAACAGTGGTATCACAACAAGCTACATATGTACAAAGAGGAACTCAAGGCAATTGGCGTGAGATTTGAATTTGAGGAAGCTTCAAATTACATTGGAAGTCGTCTCATGTCTATTGCTGCTGGTGGTTCGCTGACCAGAGAGGATGTGTACGCATTGCTTAGGCTTATTCGGTTTCTACAAGAGAAGGTTCTATCTGCGAGTGAACTGATCAAAAGTGTCAAAGAGGAACGATGGATGAAGAGTACTCTTGGCTACAGGTGTCCAGCTGATTGTATCATCTATGATTCAGATTGGGCAGTGGCATCATGTATCAGTAACCAACCATTCCTTGATGTTCCGTTCTATGGTGAAGCCATCCTCGAATATAAACCTGAGCTGGAGTTACTTGGTGTTATTGTGGGATTCAAAAACAATTACCAGCTTGTTATTAACAACTTCAAGTTCAGTTCTGATGAAATTACTTCTGAGGCTACTGTATTAATCCTCAAGTGCATCCGTTATGTGGGTTCATGTGATGATTTCATAAGGAAGCTCAAAGATTTGAAATGGTTGAAGACAATTGTGGGATTTCATGCTCCTAACATGTCCTTCCTTGTGGACCCTGAATGGGAGTGCCTTCTAAAGGTCTTTAATGGAGTTCCTATCATTGATTATCGATTTTATGGGCCTGTGATCAGTTCATACAAAGAAGAACTAAAGAAGACTGGGTTGATCACAAGACTCGATGAGGCATCAAAGGCTATAGCCCATATTTTCAAGCAGAAGGTGTTGAATTCCTCGCTTGAAAAAGCAGATGTCCTGGCTCTACTAGGATCGTATCGTCAACTGGCAGCACATGAGCCAATTCCAGTTGAGCTTTTCAACGCAATGCGTACTGAAAAGTGGTTGTACACCTCACTGGGATTCCGATCTCCTTCAGATGCAATtctatttgatgatgcatgggaACCTTTGTCTCCAATAGCAAATTTACCATTCATAGATAATGGTGACTCTTATCATGGTTTAGGAATGGAGATACATGGCTACAAAGATGAACTGAAGGCGTTGGGTGTTACTGTTGAATTAAAACGAGGTGCTAGATTCGTCATCACAGGCGTCAGCATTCCCAGTGACCCTTCCAAGTTGTCCAAAACTACAATCTTGTCACTGCTTGGGTGCATCAAGAGCTACTTCACCCTTGCAGCTGGACCTCCTAAGGGCTTCCAGGAAAATATGTGCAAGAAGTGGTTGAGGACATCCATGGGATATCAGTGTCCGAATGATTGTATCTTCTTTGATCCAATGCAGTCTTCTGTCTGCATAGAAGATGGCCCTTTCATAGATGAAGCATTCTATGGTTCAGAGATAGCCTCATTTAAAGATGCTCTTACAAGAATCGGAGTAACTATGGATATCAAACATGGAAAAGATCTTGTTGCTCGACATCTGAGAAGCCACAATGATAGGATTACCATTTCTCGGATCTACTCATACCTGATGAAGAGCAATTGGGTgcctgaaaataaaaataacaatTGGATTTGGATACCAAACGAAATGGATGGTGGAGAATGGGTGACCTCAAGAAGCTGTGTTCTTCATGATCCGAACAGTCTTTTTGGCCTGCAGCTTCATGTCCTGGACAAACATTATGACAAAAAGTTACTTGACTTTTTTTTGTACTCTTTGGACGTGAGGAATGGACCTGGTTCTGAAGATTACTGCAAACTATGGGTCAGATGGGAGAAATCCGTCCAGGAGATAGCTGTGTCTGATTGCTCTGCTTTCTGGAAATTCATTGCGACAAACTGGAGCACAAACACCCAGGAACTTCTTTCTGGTTGTGTCAAAGTTCCTGTGTGTACTGATGGAAAGATCATTTTATCAAAGAAGGAGGATGTGTTCATTCCTGATGATCTACTACTTACAGACTTGTTCAGCAAGCTAACTCAGCATTCATTTTTTATCTGGTATCCTGCTTCTATTCTACCTTCCATGTCTCGAGCAAGCCTTAACTGCATCTATGATAGCATTGGTGTTCAAAGAATATCCAAAGCAGTCACCAAGAATGATGCCTTCACCTTAGACAATTACCATTTCAGAACAGTTGATCCAAGTAAGGTGATCACGGTTGGTCTACTCAAAATAATTCTCTCATTCCTTGCTGATCCTGCTCTGGACATTCCTGCTGAAAAGAGGCACAGGATGGTTTCTTGCCTTCTGAATGTGACTGTCCACAGAGagtgatgaaccaatcacagtgGGGTATAGTGTANNNNNNNNNNNNNNNNNNNNNNNNNNNNNNNNNNNNNNNNNNNNNNNNNNNNNNNNNNNNNNNNNNNNNNNNNNNNNNNNNNNNNNNNNNNNNNNNNNNNNNNNNNNNNNNNNNNNNNNNNNNNNNNNNNNNNNNNNNNNNNNNNNNNNNNNNNNNNNNNNNNNNNNNNNNNNNNNNNNNNNNNNNNNNNNNNNNNNNNNNNNNNNNNNNNNNNNNNNNNNNNNNNNNNNNNNNNNNNNNNNNNNNNNNNNNNNNNNNNNNNNNNNNNNNNNNNNNNNNNNNNNNNNNNNNNNNNNNNNNNNNNNNNNNNNNNNNNNNNNNNNNNNNNNNNNNNNNNNNNNNNNNNNNNNNNNNNNNNNNNNNNNNNNNNNNNNNNNNNNNNNNNNNNNNNNNNNNNNNNNNNNNNNNNNNNNNNNNNNNNNNNNNNNNNNNNNNNNNNNNNNNNNNNNNNNNNNNNNNNNNNNNNNNNNNNNNNNNNNNNNNNNNNNNNNNNNNNNNNNNNNNNNNNNNNNNNNNNNNNNNNNNNNNNNNNNNNNNNNNNNNNNNNNNNNNNNNNNNNNNNNNNNNNNNNNNNNNNNNacatgtgtcgtaagatgcgatgagacgagaaatcttgtaaagtctAGGAGTTTCGGAtgtatctaaacaaagccttacttTGAGtgcttagaccttgtttagttcatccaaaaaccaaaaagtttttaaaattctttgtcacatctaatcttacgacacatgcatgaagcattaaatataaacgaaaacaaaatctaattatacagtttgtccataaatcgcgagacgaatattttgaccctaattagtctatgattgaacaatatttgccacaaacaaacgaaagtgctacagtagcgaaatctaaattttttctacatctaaacaaggcctatattgcAACGAACTAATCATACCCATGTATTATACGACGGCTTACTATTATATACTCCTTACAGGCTTACACTAAGCCATTAGATTTTGGCGCTACTTATTAGATCGATGTGGTCTCTACTAGGAAATATGCCCGTGTGTATTATATTATCAAGCAATTTCCATGTGGTTATGCATTGCTGGAACCCAATATGAATTGGCATTTGACTCTGTATTATCGCTAGACGTGAATTATTCTAACTTATATAAGCATGAGTCATGAATTTAGATCGGTATGTCGGTTTATGGTTGGTGAGAGGATATAGTTTGGGAAGTNNNNNNNNNNNNNNNNNNNNNNNNNNNNNNNNNNNNNNNNNNNNNNNNNNNNNNNNNNNNNNNNNNNNNNNNNNNNNNNNNNNNNNNNNNNNNNNNNNNNNNNNNNNNNNNNNNNNNNNNNNNNNNNNNNNNNNNNNNNNNNNNNNNNNNNNNNNNNNNNNNNNNNNNNNNNNNNNNNNNNNNNNNNNNNNNNNNNNNNNNNNNNNNNNNNNNNNNNNNNNNNNNNNNNNNNNNNNNNNNNNNNNNNNNNNNNNNNNNNNNNNNNNNNNNNNNNNNNNNNNNNNNNNNNNNNNNNNNNNNNNNNNNNNNNNNNNNNNNNNNNNNNNNNNNNNNNNNNNNNNNNNNNNNNNNNNNNNNNNNNNNNNNNNNNNNNNNNNNNNNNNNNNNNNNNNNNNGCGCACAACAGGCTCTTTCTAGCTAACGTAATGTAAACTTTAAGTTCATCTATTAGAGTTTGCAAAGCGCCCTGCATAAAACCAAATGTACTTTGACTTATCAGACTTTGGGAGGCCAATGAATGAATGAAAATGGCCAGGTGGGAGATTCTCTCCCTTTCCGCCGACTtatcaaaggaaaaaaaaatattaaggcTATATAAATGTAGACACCCACTGCACGCATGTACACTTATAGCACATAAGCCTATAGCATCTTTAAAAGACTAAGTCTGAACTAAGATCTCAAGATTACCAAAAGAATAACGCCATTAATCCTTGAATAATTTTAAAAATACAAGTACCAATGCCAAGTTGGTTTCAACAAAAAAACCTAACCAAATGAGATACACTTAATTCGCTTGCGCTTTTGTTTCCCGGTGGACAGCAGGGGGCACACTGCCAGGTTATATTTTCTACTCTTTGTAATTTCTCTTTTCTATGATTGTTAAACTTTGTACTTTATACTGATCTTCTTTCTTTTTAGTGagaatatgtatatatataaaaacaacaCGTGTTGATGTTATTATGTTTCTAAAGGCAGGGACGAAGCCAGAAAAAAATTTAGGGGGGGCTGAACAAAAATTCTACATCGACTTAGCTCTACTATTATCCTtcgtaataaaaaaaatatattagttTAAAGTAGTCTTAGATTAAAAATATAGACCAATAatgaaattcacaaaatatatctaaaaaataaagttcTAAGCCCACCCTACTTTATAAATTTATGTctaaaattagaaaaaaaaacacactaGAAATTTCACTAGGCCAGCAGCGGTAGGGGCCCTAGCCCCACCGCTGGCTTCGTGCCTGTCTAAAGGATACTTTCATAGACTCAGTGTGTACAACCCTCTCATCAGGCAACGGATCCTTTTATGTGGGCAGGACATATGAGGTTCGGGGGTTTTCTTGAACGGGATGAGAAGTCCTCTAGTTCAAGCTAAAAATAGCTTAGGGTGTCTACCCTGCAACTAAAGCAAAGGTGTATCCTAAAAAAATACTAGTCAAATTATTGTGTTTAAAACGAAGACGTTACCTAAAAAGTACTAGTCAGATACTCGTAGTACTTTTTATATTTAGCAGTGTATTATTAGAGACTGCAACGATCTTCTATTGATCTTATATTTAGTGCGTACAATTGTTAGAGAGTACCCCGCTGCATGTGCAATGAGAAATGAAGAATATTCTCGTTCAACAAACAGCACTTTCAGATGGCGAAAtgtccttgaatgttttaaatactaGTATGTGAAGGCGGTGAACCAGCAGTCGCAGCAGCCATCGTGAATTCGTGATAGATCGCTGCCGTGATTCGCAAAAGTTTACAGCCTCAGACTCATCAGACAACCGGGATACACTCAGATCATGCGTCTGAACTTCGTTTTCcaaggcccttgtttagttctaaatttttttgaatttcggtacggtagcattttcagttttatttgacaaactttgttccattatagactaactagactcaaaagatccatctcgtgatttacaagcaaactacgtaattagtttttgttttcgactatatgtaatactccatacatataccacaacatttgatgtgacaaaaaatcttaaaaaattttagtttttagagtgaactaaacaagccttaATTTCAATTTCTATCGCTATCCGGCAAGGCAGTTGAAAAGCTGGCAAATAGCGGCACGGAGTACAGGCAGTTGGCCGGCTGGCATGGCCGCGTACATACCTCGCTGGAATTCCTTTTTCGAAAGATCCACCTCGCTGGAATTCCAAGAACAAGAGTTTCAAGCCG is a window from the Sorghum bicolor cultivar BTx623 chromosome 5, Sorghum_bicolor_NCBIv3, whole genome shotgun sequence genome containing:
- the LOC8083108 gene encoding uncharacterized protein LOC8083108, which gives rise to MSSSSAMPPPASPREHVERIRRERYYIGRGEQNPLAEDMHQAVNYLSQELYSKDVHFLMELVQNAEDNEYPSEVAPSLEFLITSKDITGCGASSTLLIFNNERGFSSTNIESICRVGKSTKKGNRHQGYIGEKGIGFKSVFLISSQPHIFSNSYQIKFNEKPCAQCNIGYIVPQWVESTPSFSDIEALYGCSKVLPTTTIILPLKSEKIDAVKRQLSSMQPEMLLFLTKIRKLSVREDKSDPNITTVSEISISSEKNYQARKDMHAESYTLHLSSEETGKDEAECGYYMWRQKFPVKPENRVDKRAEIDEWVITLAFPHGERLSRGKQLSPGIYAFLPTEMVTSFPFIIQADFLLASSREAILFDSPWNKGILECIPSTFMDAFVTLVKSDAPSMSLPSMFNFLPVNSSQIPLLEPVRSGIKDKVLSEDIVPCQSYASQNIFCKPSEVARLKPAFWTILDKALELGVDLKNMSTHGTYILSSHFDNSIYDSVLNFLEVKNVNHEWYAKCIEGSNLVKEVHEQLYLEIIYFVADNWQNFSGTSMLSIPLLKCVDRGGVLSFWSISRASQWNDRLCIASENKYISWLISWNKELLSSNRFFLPPSTQTALEDLSEKITVKNWLQNHAKVEVVSVYSYGSAVVDSLGSDQRAVIAFAHFLYHSSMMLHIESYFLSELCRAMPVIDSYGYVVKKRNSIIVPAKGSKWVGLMGTNPWRNEGYIELSADYKSAGHFAGNYTSEDQLLEFLKTNLQASDVPFIHPPDARFPTVSSPLTVDNAFLLLEWIRNLKSNGVRLPDLFLTCVKEGSWLKTSAGYKSPNISFLSSSSWGSLLQTGPSFVDIPMIDQQWYHNKLHMYKEELKAIGVRFEFEEASNYIGSRLMSIAAGGSLTREDVYALLRLIRFLQEKVLSASELIKSVKEERWMKSTLGYRCPADCIIYDSDWAVASCISNQPFLDVPFYGEAILEYKPELELLGVIVGFKNNYQLVINNFKFSSDEITSEATVLILKCIRYVGSCDDFIRKLKDLKWLKTIVGFHAPNMSFLVDPEWECLLKVFNGVPIIDYRFYGPVISSYKEELKKTGLITRLDEASKAIAHIFKQKVLNSSLEKADVLALLGSYRQLAAHEPIPVELFNAMRTEKWLYTSLGFRSPSDAILFDDAWEPLSPIANLPFIDNGDSYHGLGMEIHGYKDELKALGVTVELKRGARFVITGVSIPSDPSKLSKTTILSLLGCIKSYFTLAAGPPKGFQENMCKKWLRTSMGYQCPNDCIFFDPMQSSVCIEDGPFIDEAFYGSEIASFKDALTRIGVTMDIKHGKDLVARHLRSHNDRITISRIYSYLMKSNWVPENKNNNWIWIPNEMDGGEWVTSRSCVLHDPNSLFGLQLHVLDKHYDKKLLDFFLYSLDVRNGPGSEDYCKLWVRWEKSVQEIAVSDCSAFWKFIATNWSTNTQELLSGCVKVPVCTDGKIILSKKEDVFIPDDLLLTDLFSKLTQHSFFIWYPASILPSMSRASLNCIYDSIGVQRISKAVTKNDAFTLDNYHFRTVDPSKVITVGLLKIILSFLADPALDIPAEKRHRMVSCLLNVTVHRE